A window of Hordeum vulgare subsp. vulgare chromosome 5H, MorexV3_pseudomolecules_assembly, whole genome shotgun sequence genomic DNA:
TCCGGTCCCGCGTCCTCGATGGCCTCGAGGAGCTCCAGTTCTACGGAGACGGCATGCCGCCGCGCCTGCTGCCGCTGCGCCCTCTGCCACTGCCGCCATCCGCGCTACGCTTCGCTCCCACGCTGCACGCCGCCAGCATCGGCGGCTGCGATTTTCCCGAGATTAGTGCGCTTATCTTCCCTGAGCTGAAGCGGCTGAAGCTCTATGATGTCTGCATCTCGGAGGCGGACCTCCGCCGGCTGCTTGCCGGCTGCATTGTGCTTGAGGCCCTTGAGCTCAGTGATATCCACCGGTTCAGCTTCAGCAGCGTCCAGATCGTCTCGCCCACTCTCCGGAGTATCCGTGTCTCTGCGATTTGGCCTTTTCGCCTCAACGGAGGTTTACAACAAGCGTTTCAGGAGCTTGTCATCGAGGATGCACCTTGTCTTGAGAGATTGACGCAAGTTGGTCCACTGGGTCCAAACAAAATCAAGATCAACGCAGCGCCAAAACTGACTCTGTTGGGCTACCTGTTTGGCAACATCGACAAATCCGCGACTACCTTTTTCTATTCTCGTAGTAAGGTATAATAAGTCGTCTTCTACTTGATTCCCATTTTAAAAACTTTGGTGTCTTGATGTGGTGCCATGTGTATCGGTCCAGGATATCGTCTCCATCCCATTCACCGGGTGGTTCTGGAATCCATCGGCCCCGATCTGGATGCAGTTGTCCGGTTTCTTAGACGCTTTCCCTGTGTGGAGAAGCTGTACATCCAGGTGAGTGTTAGCAACTCCAGCAAAAGGAATTGTAAATACAAAGTTATTCAAAGCTGTTTTAATTTTGCTCAATCATATATCTCTCCCGATGCCTAGCTAGTTTGGACATATATGGAGATACTGTTATTTATTTAGTACTGTCGGCAAAGGTTTCTATTTTTGCTAAATTTCCCATAAGCTTACGAAAACAACCTAGTGATTAAATCTGCATCTAGGACTTTGATGTAAGCTGAATTCACATATCCAGCAACTCATCATGATGTGATTAGATATGCTAGTTatgaagaaattattcttttttTTTTTACGGGAGTGACCGCTATGCTTACTTTGTTCTCTTTTGCAGTCATTTCTTAGGAAGATCCCGCAAAGTGGCACACACAACGATCCTATTGACTGCCTTGATCTGCATCTCAGAGAAATAGTAATCAACGGCTATCAAGGCAAGAGACGTGAGGTTAACTTTGCCAACTTCTTTATTTTGCATGCAAGGGTTCTCAAGGTAATGAAATTTGGTGTGCCTGGTAACCGTGACGAGAAATGGATGGCTAATCAGCGAGAGCAGCTACAACTGGATGACAGAGCTTCTACAGACGAACAGTTTTATTTCCAAAGATATCGTGTTGAGTCCAGCTTTTACAACAACAAGCACATACATGATATGGGGACGCCTGATCCCTTTGATAGCTCGTTCTGTAAATGCTGTTGACCAGCTTGTTGCCCTTTCAAGAGATACGCTAGTTATTTTTGTCGCCTCTTCTATTCGAAACATTCTAGCTCTAGGCTCTTTGGAAGTGCGTGTAAAATAGCTACCTCTTGGTTTATCAAACTGTTAGGCAAAACCTGGGAATATTACATTATCATCATGTAATGGAAATTTCAGTATTCCCCCCCAATGCTCTAGTTTGCCATGATGGTGTCCAAAATCTGGGGTTATTATTAGCTCTGATGATGAATCAGTGCTTGGCCATTCCATCACAGATCCATCCACTAGTTGCTTGAAAAAAGACATGGCCAGGCTGGAAATGGTCTAGTATGTATAGTATGCAGAAAGATCATGCGCCTATTTTTTGCGGTTCACCACCTGAATTGCTGAACTTAGGTGGATCATGTTTGTTCAATTTTTTATATACCCACTCTGATGTGTATATACACATTTATGCTATGTAATCTTTGTTCTCGAAAGGGAAATCTTAGTAGAAAACAGCAGATTGTCGGGCATCTTACTTTGGTCTCCAAAAGTGCGGGTAAAAGAGTTGCTACAATTGTTTGCTAGACTGCTATGTGTAACCTGGGAATGTTAGCTTACCATGAATTTACTTGAGACATTTCAGCGTGTCTTGTGTGCATGTTTTAGTTGGGCAAAGTGTTGGGGAAAAATCTAGGGAAACCTGGGAGTTTTAGCTTAAGTTTTAGTTGGTTATtggctactccctctgtcccacaaCATAAGATGTTTTTGCAAGCTAAAACAGCTTGCCAAAATGTCTTATATTGTGGGATGCAGGGAGTATTTGGCTTAGACAAGTGACGGTGCTTTACCGTAACCGGGAGATCCGCCACCAGTGCAATTTCTTGCAAaaatggtagcggggtcctaaaaaTGAACTAGAATACATACGGAAAGAATGGCGTGAGTCCTATACCCACATGCTAACTTAATACTAACTTTTTGCATCCTTTTGTTACCATAATGAAGTAAAGTATGTTTTTTGTTACAGTTTTGCTAAACACATCTAGATGTGTCATAGGTATTGCACAAGTCCTATGTCATTGATCTTACACGGAGATTCGTGTGACTATTTgtgttattattcttttcttttcaTTATCTCTATCTTGGTAACTGGTAATTATTGTATTGGAATTCAGAAGTCTACAGAACCAGGGGAGTCGCAGGTTCTTGTGCAGTGGATTGGCCTCTTACTTTGGTCTTTGAAAGTGTACGCAGAAGAGTTTGTATTatttgcaaaactgtcttgcaaaaACCTGGGGATACCAGCCTATTATGCAATGTACTAATACATTTCAGTGTGTCTTGTCCAAAGTTTTGCGCAAAATCTGTGATTATATAATGAATCAGTGCTTGGTCATTCCACCACAAATCCATCCACTGGTGCAGTCTAAAAGAATGGCATGTCTACTACTCTACTTAAGGCCTGTTCGGCAGTCCACCTGCTCCGGATTTATGGAGTACTTCctatgtaaactaatataagagcatttagatcattaaaatatttatggagtacttcctatgtaaactaatataagagcatttagatcattaTATGACTATTTTAATGATCTAAattctcttatattagtttacagagggagtacttgtttGCTTGCTCCGTGATTTTCAACTGCTGCTCCGAAAGCAGAGTGGCGAGCAGTGGGATTTCGAACACGTCCTTACACTGAATAATGAACTCTACAGATGAAATCTAGGCTCGGAATGCATCATTCCATACAAGGCCCAACCATGGAATTGAATGAATCAGGGAACCGAGGCTTGGGGAATAAATCCTAGTCATGAGAACAGCTTGGACATGAAGACGGTGAACAGGTGGTGACCGCCACGGCGGCGACGAGGTAAGTCAACATGAAGATCACCGAGCACTCCTGCCCGATCGCAGAGCCTTTGGTTCCCTGAGCCGGGGTGCTACAGGGCTACTCCAACGGCCGCGGCGACACATTGGGGAAAGGTTCGGTGAGCGTGTGTTTTGGGTAGACTGATGACGCGGAGGCCAGCGAGCCTACATTGGACGCTCCGCCGGCAGGCCCTGCACGATGTTGTTGTCTTGACAAGAGACGTCGTACCGGAGGAGTGGGTGCCTTGGTACGGTCCCAGTGTGCCCCAGACCGTAGAAGTCGTTGCCAGGTTATTTTTCAGACAATGCTATGCGTCGGATGGCTGATCATTTAAAAAGATTGGTTTGGTCGCTAGTCGTTGGATCCACTTGAGGATAACCGCCTGATCCCGCTGACAAGGTTGCAACAAGGGCCATGTTGGCTCGATCGGATCGAAATGACAATGTTTGAAACATggcatgtgttttgtttggaaaaTTGCAACATGGACCATGTTGTGATTGGAATTTGCATGTCATCGTCGTTGTGCAACACCATTTTGTGTTGCGGTCACAACACCGACGATGTTGCAACCTGGATGCTCGCAGCACCACCAGTCCGTCCTCGTTGGGGACACCAGCAACATTGCAAAGCGTGACATTCCTTGCTCACAAGAGTGACCCACAATAGTGGTATGTTGCGGTCGGAGTGCTTTGCAGTATGCAACACCCTTTGTGTTGCAATCCAGCACCACCAATGACGAAGGACTCGGTACGGCAAGGCCTGGCGGCCGCCCTACCTTCATTTCACTCGTGCAGGCTGCATGTAAGGCGACACCTCGACACATCGGCGTTGTCGATGGCCAGTGACAAAAGCCCGCCCTACCTCAACTTTTGTCCGTCCTCCGCCACTGAGCACCACCAACGATAGTGACTTGCAACGCCAACGATGCTCCCCTGTTTTTCAACAAGCAATCATGATGATGGTTGGTCTTGCAACATGTCTAAAAAATGAAGTGCCTCCTATGCCTTCACAGGCTCGCAACAAGCATGGAAGGCTCATCCCTCCAACAAAATCCTCACCCTTGCACGAGAACGCATGCGATGATGGTGCGTGTGGTGGCCCTAGTGGTCATAGCATGTGAGGGCTAGGGTGGCGGCTATGCGTAGGGGAGGAGGGTGGTGGCTGAGGGAGAGAGGCTGTCTTGGGCAGTGGCTGGGCCAAGCCTTGAAACTAgtagtaaaaatatatttttacaatATTGGAGGGGGGGTCAAATCTGTTAAAGCCCCCCCTAGTAGATTATTTTGTCCCTGCTCTTGGAAGTAGCAACTCGCCAGAGGACACATGAATGTGGGTGTTATGCAAGGAGCCAAGGAGGAAGGAGGTCCATTAAGTTGAAAACGATGCGATGAGAACGCTTCTAAATCAGAGACATGGGCACACAAGAAAGAAGGCTTAGGCATGCGTAGTCGCTCTGCAACATATCTAGTGTTGGGCTCGAAATGGTTGCAACACGGGCCTTATTGCATTCTAGACTACGTGTATGGGTTGCTTTCGACCATTCGATCAACTCAAATCCACGAAGAGTTATCATCTCGATGTGCCCTAgcgttttctttatttttctttcttataTAAAATAAAAGGATATTTTTGTGATACGTATACCTGTGTAAGGGCATTTCTAACTGATCCCCTATAACTAGTTAGTGGAGTAAAATTTTGATTTTACTTCACTAACTAACACCTAACCGATCCCTAATCCGTCGTTAGTGGAGTATATTTTTACTCTGGCCCTAAAAGGTTTCCTATTCTTACTCCATCGGTTGGCGGCCGAGTAAAATGATGTGCATCTCTCTCTCGCGTCCGCCCCACCGTTGCATCTTCACCAGCGCGCCTCCCCCCATCGTCGGCCGTGCCACTACCTCGTTTCATCCCTTGTCCTCCGCCGTATGTCCGTCGACCAGCCCGTTCGGTCCCTCACGCCGTCGTCGGTATCAAGGTGAAACGTCGTCATTGTTGATTCGTCAGATttctttggagtttcttctttttctagcgACTGCCGCATCTCATCTTGCTTGCACACCGCTGGAGGTCACACGCCGCTCACTAGTTCGGTCTAAACCATGTCATGTGGCTTATGCACCACCATCGCACCCCAAGTGTTCGGAGAATTGCTTAACTGAGTTTTTTGTTTGTTTCTCTTTGAATCAAGCCGTTTGAATTGAACCGGACTATTTGGATTATGGATTAAGAGGTTGAGGGAGATGGCATTGGATGACTCATTGTCatccgaagaggaagaagatgatgatgactttGACACCGTTTTAGGCATACAAACCCAGTCGCGGAATGAACCAGGGCACCAAGGCGTGAGGAATCAATCAGAGTCGGGAGGGGACGATGGACATGAAGACGGTGGTGagcgcgacggcggcgacgagcgAGGGTTGCAACAAGGGACATGTGACAAAGCTGGACCGCGCATACGATTAAGGCCATGGAGGTGGTCAATACACGAAGAGTTGTCATATGGATGAGCCtcgttttctttatttttctttcaatacctactaataaagcaaggtGTGTTTCTTCAGTTTTTCATCCGTTCACCGATGAAAGTctttaagattttttttattcAAGATGGTACTAAATTTTCATGTGTTCTTCTTCTAGGAAAGGAAAATGCTTTTTTAGAGAACATCATGAAGCTTTATTAAATCATCACAATGTTTATAGGGACGAATGGAAGGTTCCCGGTATGTCCTAACCAAACATGGCGGCCACCCCCGAGAGATAAAGCATGATTCGCTATGTTGTGAGCCTCAAAGTTTGAGCTCCTAAATTCATGACTAAAGGTACAAAAATCAAAAGAAGCAGAATGATCCACATTCTCATGTATTACCGCTCCGTAAGTAACTGAACTATCTTTCGTTAACTCTTGTACTACCACTTTGCAATCTGACGCAACTTGAATTCGTCTCACATACAGGTCGTCTGCCAGGGCAAGGGCTTCTCTAGTGGCGAGGGCTTCAAGTGATGGCTTCTATAATGGCGAGGGCTTCAAGTGATGGCTTCTCTAATGGCAAGGGCTTCAAGTGTAGGAGGATCCACAATATCTCGGAAGGCAAGAGTGGACGCCCCCATGAACATGTCGTTGTGGTTTCGGAAAATTACCCCCACTGCACCAAAGCCGTGTCTGGACACAGCAGAGTCCACATTCGGTTTTGCATTGCCATTGAGCGGGGTCAACCATGTTGATGGTCTCACCATAGCACGTGCAGCTGCCACTGGTAACTTGGCCTTGGAGAACTGCAGTTCGCACAAATAACTTGATATGAAAGTATTTGTCGAATGCGGATATTGAAACATATTCTCATGGATTGCCTTCCGCATGACACCCCAAAGGGCCCAAAGCGTCACCACGAGTCGATCGAAGAGGTCCTGGGATAGTAAATCATGGATTTCAAAGAACTATTCCTTAGGGTTCTCCTCCCCTCGCTCGAGCATGTGCTGGACAAGCTCTTCATGTGCCAGTGCCCAGACACTCAACGCCAATGAACATGAGATCAACGCGTGCTTCCAGGTATCCACCGCCCCACACAGAGGGCAAGTATCCTCTTACGCCATGTGCTTGTGCTTCAGGACTGACCCCGTCGgcactggaagtcttgcaagacgCCAGAAGAAAACCTTGAGTTTGGAGGGTACCTGCACATGCCAGATCATAGACCATTTGCTAGTTTCATCGCGGTCATATGACGTACCGCCCTCCTCATGCAGTCATGCCTCCCGGTTTTGCTTAGTCCTAAGAATCATTCGGTACGCCGAACGAACACTGAAGCGTCCGTGGAGCTCCTCATGCCACGCCCAGAAGTCCGCCACCCGACGCATACAAATTGGGATTCGGAGAATTGCCTCTGCATAAAAAGGAGTGAATACAGTTCAGACTAGATCCTCCTTCCAGCTCCCGGTTGTGACATCTGTAAGTTGTGCAACTGTCTCTGGTGGGTTTGGAACAAGTGATATGATGGGTCATTTGAAATTgtcccttgatgacccacaagtataggggatcaatcgtagtcctttcgataagtaagagtgtcgaacccaacgaggagaagaaggctttgataaacggttttcagcaaggtaataactgcaagcactgaaagtagtggtaacaagtgatggtgtagtgaggtgaaacgtagcaagcaaaaagtaacaagtaacaagtagtagcaacggtgcggcaaagtggcccaatcctttttatagcaagggacaagcctgaacaaagtcttataagaggaaaaacgctcccgaggacacacgggaatttctgtcatgctagtttcatcatgttcacatgattcgcgttcgttactttgatagtttgatatgtgggtggactggcgcttgggtacttcccttacttggacaagcatcccacttatgattaacccctctcgcaagcatccgcaactacgaaagaagaattaagacaacgtctaaccatagcattaaactagtggatccaaatcagccccttacgaagcaacgcatagactagggtttaagcttatgtcactctagcaacccatcatctacttactactccccaatgccttcctctaggcccaaatatggtgaagtgttatgtagtcgacgttcacataacaccactagagtaaaagacaacatacatcatatcaaaataccgaacgaataccaaattcacatgactattattagcatgacttatcccatgtcctcaggaacaaaagtaactactcacaaagcataatcataatcatgatcagaggtgtaatgagtagcatcaaggatcttaacataaactattccaccaagtaatccaactagcatcaactacaaagagtaatcaacactactagcaaccttacaagtaccaatcggaatcgcgagacggagagtggttacaagagatgaactagggtttggagaggagatggtgctgatgaagatgttgatggagatgactcccctccgacgagaggagtgttggtgatgacgatggcgacgatttccccctccgggagggaagtttccccagcaggatcgtcctgccggagctctagattggttctgctcaagttccgcctcgtggcggcggagaatccacgaaaaagctccaccctgatttttttccggacgaaaccattcatatagcagaagaggggggcagtgggccaccagggcgcccacaagcccAGTAGCCGCCGTCAGGGgggcaggtggcggctaccaggcttgtgggcccctggtagctctcgtgtggcacttctttcgcccagtattttttatatattcccaaaaaattccacgttgattttcagggcatttggagttgcgcagaatagaggactcagacttgctccttttccagtccagaattccaactgtcggtattctccctcttgaaacaaaccttgcaaaataagatagtaaaggcataagtatggtaccacgaaGTATAATAAcattccataaagcgataaatatcaacataaaagcatgatgcaaaatggacgtatcaactccctcaagcttagacctcgcttgtcctcaagcgaaaaccaagatccataaacatgtccacatgtttagggatgaaggtgtctataaaacataatacggacatgagggcatcatgatcacacatagaacaacaatacatcataaagattcttatgggaaagtaacaattccttcacaaagcaaagtatgaaacaaaaaccttaccgagaagtagccaacaacagtccacagtcattgaagcaattgcaatttatcgtaacatcacaaagagtcaaataagagcttgtaaagcaaacccacatactcaatcatctcttttgttttccacaattgttacaactcacgtggtactcatggtatcaaagtttcagctggacatggagaaagataggggcttatagttttgcctcccaaccatttacctcaaaggtaaagtcaacaataataaagcataagtactcatctccaagttgatatatgaatatagatatttccctagcttgtgacggtagccaagacaaaggcaaaataaggaattggtgaagatcaccatgactctttcaagggtaaaaagtaaaggtacaagataggcccttcgcagagggaagcagaggttgccatgcgcttttgaggtttggatgcgcgtcctcttagtgcggaggaacgtcactttatattgcctcctgtgataaagaactttattatgtattatgtcgcttttatgtcttcctcatcacaggttcgtacaaagcttattttccacacactaatagatcatacatattagagagcattttttattgcttgcaccgatgacaacttacttgaggggtcttattcaatccataggtaggtatggtggactctcatggcaaaactgggttgaaggtttatggatgcacaagtagcatctctacttggtgcgggagttttggctaatatgaggtggaagcaatcgtcacatgctaagggatctctattcatatagcattgtttggaaacaagcaaacaaaattcattatgttgtcttccttgttcaacatctacttctaagcatgtaatagtttggtgagtgctcacaattatagaaagtgtctaagatgatatatttatatgtgaacctctcttcccttatttcttcttattaattgcaacaatgactaaggtctatgttggtctattctcaacaagtttcaatcatcataattgttatatgtgaagctatcactttccataagatcatctcatgatctttcatgctatcgttcttttcgtacttttgatcacggcacaaagcaaagcccttgactaagatactctttattatatagctcgcaagcttgaatacatcggggagacacaaggcaaaagactcaaactaaacactaaagacttattccactaagagaagaaataaaaactgaaaaggaaagaactaaaacgaaggtaaaagcaaaagatataaaggtgatacgataccagggcaactcccccaagcttggcataagccaagggagttgcccataccaattcttagttgtattcctttggtggtgatggtggtggagtctttgcctttgattccaagagagctgtcaatctttgatttataccttggagatctgcgacatggttttccagcaaaacaacttcacgagaaagggaaatattgcgagcacgagttgtttcacaaaacctcaagagttcaatcaaggatggagacatcacGTGGAGGAAGGATTGGAGAAAgtccactccttcaacgtcttcaatgttgaacataggttgaacttcctccctagcttgggttttctccttagctttgtccctggcttccgtgacttctactcttttcagatcagcatctacttcttcatgaacttgagggagattattctccccaacagattcctgagacatctttgctctaaatctgcggcagacaacaggcttgaaacgaaaacagaggaaaactgcgcaatacggagatcaaaacccttggggcgtatatataatgattttttctggaccagaaggagtgctccacaacaaaacggagtccgggaggcacacgaggtgcccacaagccatgtagccgccgccagggggcaggcggcggctaccaggcttgtggccgcctcgtgcgctctcgtgactgctttttatttttctatttttccaaaaattccaaaacggagaaaattttctattggaaaagttttggagtccaattacttattgaaacacatacctcttcgttttcagagtctgaaacaggccgataaacatcccttatgtactcctctggagttatgatattgatgatattggtctcaacatttatgggagtaccagagatataatgtttgattctctgcccatttactgttggaattatgccctagaggcaataataaatgtatagttattattataattcctgtatcaagataatagtttattatccatgctataattgtattgaatgaagactcatttacatgtgtggatacatagacaaaacaccgtccctagcatgcctctagttggctagccagttgatcgatga
This region includes:
- the LOC123397930 gene encoding F-box/LRR-repeat protein At4g14103-like, whose product is MDLRGVILSRLANNKAAARTAILSSAWRYIWRSTPLNLAVDDDLAGNERNRITAVSEILASHRGPVRRLSLETIRLGRNRYARFDGWFRSRVLDGLEELQFYGDGMPPRLLPLRPLPLPPSALRFAPTLHAASIGGCDFPEISALIFPELKRLKLYDVCISEADLRRLLAGCIVLEALELSDIHRFSFSSVQIVSPTLRSIRVSAIWPFRLNGGLQQAFQELVIEDAPCLERLTQVGPLGPNKIKINAAPKLTLLGYLFGNIDKSATTFFYSRSKDIVSIPFTGWFWNPSAPIWMQLSGFLDAFPVWRSCTSSHFLGRSRKVAHTTILLTALICISEK